The window TGAGACACCCCTCCCCCCTAAAAAAAAACGAAGAAAAGCTGCTCcctctcttctccctcttccGTTCTTCCTTTCTTAATTCTTGTTATTTTTAATGTCAATAAGTAtcattattattgaaaattattatttggacgaaaaaaagtgtttttttataaaaattgatgAGCTTATTAAAGTGGCAAAAATATGAAGGATTGAGCTCATGAATGACAAATGAAAAAGTTTTAGGTTGAGAGTGATAAAATCGTCAAAAATTGAGGTTTAAAAGTAGCTTTTTCTCATTCCTTAATATATTATGCTATGAAAtgtggaaaatgataaatttgacgTGCATTTTACTACCGCAGAATTGCAATAGTCCTtcctcctttttatttttaacagataatggatattttcaatatattgattgtcttttccaaaatatgATATTAAGTACGAGACAGTGAGCCACCATTGTTCATCCACCCTTCAATCAGGGCCCACTCACAATGTTTGATAATTATCTCTACTTTCcaaaattaataatagtaTTTACAAATATCATGTCAACAAGATGTAAGTTAGGTCAGTTGTCATTCCAGCAAAACAAGGAGTCACAAGTATATTTTAGAAAACCAGCGTCCCTGTccaaatataaaattgtaaataGTGCGTGTGGAATTTAAGGAAAGGAAAATAGAAGGGATAAAGCCCAAATAGCTTTTGAGCCTTGCTCACTTATACTATTACTTGAGTCAGTTGATCATAAGAAGAGTTTTATTCCTTAATGGGTGAACCTAGTTCGACTGGATTGATTATGATCCATAAGCTTTATTCCttatggtgtgtttggttttagagttaagtaaagttgagttttgattttaattgggttgtaatgattgtgttgttgaattatgagaaaaaatgtaaaaaaataatgaatagttgagaaaaaataatgattgtattgttaaattgtggaaaaagtaatggatagttgagagaatttaatattaaaaattgaatttaatggttaaaaatttaaagaaaaaggaaaatgtaataattgtgttgttgatttttgttgtgtagtgagtagagttaaagttagagttaaaattttaaaaacgcaattgtaaaaccaaacagaGTGTAACTTCCTAAGTGATGTGcctaaaaaaattctaattcAAAATCGTACACGTCTATAGAATAATATTGGATATTATATAAAGTACGATTCATGCCATTATGAATGAGATTTTGAATTACGAGCAAATTGATTTTCGGGAGGACATGACAACATTCTTTTGGCCAATGGGTGGGTGGATTTGATCGATAGTAAAAGGAATTTGAGGTTCACGTACAAATTATAAACTTTAATAGGGCATCAACGCAAGAGCAGAAACTTTCAAGTCCCATAACAATAACTTCTCTATATTTTAAAGAGTTATTAGGGCCTGTTTGGATCGTGGATGCAATTTTAAAActacaattctaacttaactctatccattataaaacaaaataattcatacaaagtcaaagagtgggtcccatttataccaattttttccacaacaaaacaacataacttatacaaagtcaaatggtgggccccatttattccactcaaaatcaaaatcaaaatctgattttaaaattttactatgaaaccaaacacaaccatATGTTTTTTGCGCCCAAATTATCGAGTGAATTTGAATTTAACCctgattttcaaaattttatggaGAATTCCCGACATAAGTCAAAGCAAGGTACTCTTTGGTCAAATTTCAATGGCACTTATGTGATTTTGAAAAGAGCAAAAAGTGCTGTTGAAATAATTCATGAAACTTACCATGAAATTATTGAGTGAATTTGTATTTAACCCTGACTTATCGAGTGAATTTGGATTTAACCCCaactttcaaaattttaaggaGTATCCTTGACTTAAGTCAAAGCGAGGTACTCTTTGGTCAAATTCCAATGCCAATCATGTGATTTTGAAAAGAgcaatgtgtttgtttttagagttaagtagatttgagttttgattttaattgaattgtaatgtttgtgttgttgaattatgagaaaaagtaagaaaaaaataatgaatagttgaaaaaaagtaatgattatattgttgaattgtgaaaaaaataatagatagttgaaagaatttagcattaaaaattgaattaaacggttaaaaaattgaaaaaaaaggtaaaaataataattgtgttattaatttttgttgtatagtgagtATAGTTAaatttagagttaaaattttaaaaatatgattgCGAAATTAAATGGAGAGCAAAAATGCCATTGAAATAATTGATGAAATTTACCAGAAAGACTCATACTTTACGCATTTTATCAATTAGGGCACCACATTTCCTCTTCACCCAACGtctaaaattgataaaaaagtGCAATAATTGGgtttcttttgaaaatttaccCAAAATTAGGGCTCCAAATTTCCTCTCCAGTCTTCTCCCACCGTCTCCACCCCAACCGGAGGACCAGAAGACAACGCCGCTGCAGCCTTCTCGCCGGCCATCATAAAGCTCCATCCTTTTCGCCGCCCACTGCTGTGACTGTACCTGCAGAACAGACCCCGGCGACCCCATCTCCCCGGCCAGACTCCGGCGACTATCCCTGCAGACCAGACCCCGCCGACAACATCCGTCGCCCGTTGTCCCTGCAGCCACCCGCCCGACGCCAAGACAACCAGACGATCGTTCGTTCTTAATTATCCCGCTCCACCCTTCTCTCTTCCCTCCATCAGAGATTCAAGAAGGTCCTGATCGTCGTCCTCCACCGAGTCAGCCATGGGAGGTACGCTGTGAACATTCCAATCCCCCATTGATTTCAATCCACTCTTTCCTTTGCGATGTTCTGATCCAGCGTCGGTTCCTGTAGGCGCGATAGCTGAGAGAGAAGACAAGGACAAGGTCTCCTTGGAGCTCACTGAAGAAATCCTCCAAAGCATGGAAGTCGGCATGACCTTCAGAGACTATGTAAACCTTTCGTCCTCCAACTTTGATTTCTTATTCATCCGAATTTGCGCTTACTGCTTAGCTTCGATTATCAGAATCAGCCGATGAAATGATTCCTAATTTCTTCTATTAGTTCACAAGAATTGGTCTCCTGATGATGTTATGGTATACAGCAATATCCGTGTTTCTCTGGACTTCACTTGTTAAACTTGAATCGGTCGATcagttttgaaattgtattGTGGCAGCAACTGATCTTAGAATTTCGTGAATTGACATGTTCATGGTGCCGCGCGTGGTTTACTAGTTGACAGGAACAGCCCACTTCAATTTGGTATTCGCTTTTTGACCCCGTGTTTAGATGTTTTGCAGAACTGTAGAATCACCTCGATGGATTTTCACAGGGCCTCGAGTTATCTTGTGACTGCAAGCGACGATGAGTCCATTCGCCTCTATGATGTTGCAAATGCGACGTATGCCCTTTGTTCTATTGACGTAtccatgtatatatttatgtatcaCATCTTTCAGAAGCATTCCAGCTTTTgattaatcagcattttgatTAATCGGATGTACTTGTATGAGTTGTTAATGCATGTATTTTTGCCAGATGTTTGAAGACAATTAATAGCAAGAAGTATGGGGTTGAGTTGGTTTCATTTACCTCTCATCCGGCGACTGTGATATACTCATCAAAAAATGGCTGGGATGGTATGTTACCCAAAGTAGATCTGCTTGAAACATCATTCCCTGAGTATTATCTCTTGGTGGGAAAGAAGTTGATTAATTCTTGATATGAAAATCAAACAGAATCACTGCGTCTCCTCTCCTTGCATGATAACAAATACTTGCGGTACTTCAGAGGTCACCACGACAGGTTTGGGTTCTGATTCTGTTGGCTTGCGATGCATTTCAATCTTTCTGCTTTCCCATATGAACCAACTATATTTTCTCTCTATATTTGTAGGGTTGTCTCTCTTAGCTTGTGCCCTCGGAGCGAATGCTTTGTTTCTGGTTCTCTAGATCGTACTGTTCTGCTTTGGGATCAACGTGCTGAGAAGTGCCAGGTTGCTACACTAGTTTTGTATCTTTTATTTGCATCTTCTCTCTGACTGGATTGCCGATTGACCATCTGAACTATTAGGGTCTTTTACGAGTCCAAGGAAGG of the Punica granatum isolate Tunisia-2019 chromosome 6, ASM765513v2, whole genome shotgun sequence genome contains:
- the LOC116211968 gene encoding protein ANTHESIS POMOTING FACTOR 1 isoform X1, coding for MGGAIAEREDKDKVSLELTEEILQSMEVGMTFRDYNCRITSMDFHRASSYLVTASDDESIRLYDVANATYALCSIDVSICLKTINSKKYGVELVSFTSHPATVIYSSKNGWDESLRLLSLHDNKYLRYFRGHHDRVVSLSLCPRSECFVSGSLDRTVLLWDQRAEKCQGLLRVQGRPTTAYDDQGLVFAVAFGGYIRMFDARNYEKGPFEIFSVGGDLSDANAVKFSNDGRLMLLTTMDGHIHVLDSFRGTQLCTYNVKPVSSNFTLEASFSPEGMFVISGSGDGSVYAWSVRSGKEVASWISTDNEPPVIKWAPGSLMFVTGSSELSFWVPDLSKLGAYVGRK